A stretch of Canis lupus baileyi chromosome 7, mCanLup2.hap1, whole genome shotgun sequence DNA encodes these proteins:
- the TSPO2 gene encoding translocator protein 2 isoform X1 — protein sequence MQPQGAIFVALPHLGPILVSLLTRHRMIRWYDIPKKPPWCPPHKVLLAGWITIYFVMGYASYLVWKDLGGGFGRPLALPLGLYAVQLAVSWAVLIFFFAAHAHGLALLHMLLLYGLVVSTALIWHPINKLAAVLLLPYLAWLTVTASIAYHLWRDSLCPNHHQPLPMGEKRD from the exons ATGCAGCCTCAAGGTGCCATCTTTGTGGCCCTTCCCCACCTGGGGCCCATCCTGGTCTCGCTGCTCACTCGTCATCGGATGATCCGTTGGTATGACATTCCAAAGAAGCCGCCCTGGTGCCCACCTCACAAAGTCTTGTTGGCAGGGTGGATAACCATCTACTTTGTCATGGG CTATGCCTCCTATCTGGTATGGAAGGACCTGGGAGGGGGCTTTGGGCggcccctggccctgcctctcGGCCTCTATGCTGTGCAGCTCGCCGTCAGCTGGGCTGTCCTGATCTTCTTCTTTGCAGCCCACGCCCATGGTCTG gccctgctGCACATGCTGCTGCTCTACGGGCTGGTGGTAAGCACAGCCCTGATCTGGCATCCCATCAACAAGCTGGCTGCCGTGCTCCTGTTGCCTTACCTGGCCTGGCTCACCGTGACCGCTTCTATCGCCTACCACCTGTGGAGGGACAGCCTCTGTCCGAACCACCACCAGCCTCTGCCCATGGGAGAGAAGAGGGACTGA
- the TSPO2 gene encoding translocator protein 2 isoform X2, with product MQPQGAIFVALPHLGPILVSLLTRHRMIRCYASYLVWKDLGGGFGRPLALPLGLYAVQLAVSWAVLIFFFAAHAHGLALLHMLLLYGLVVSTALIWHPINKLAAVLLLPYLAWLTVTASIAYHLWRDSLCPNHHQPLPMGEKRD from the exons ATGCAGCCTCAAGGTGCCATCTTTGTGGCCCTTCCCCACCTGGGGCCCATCCTGGTCTCGCTGCTCACTCGTCATCGGATGATCCGTTG CTATGCCTCCTATCTGGTATGGAAGGACCTGGGAGGGGGCTTTGGGCggcccctggccctgcctctcGGCCTCTATGCTGTGCAGCTCGCCGTCAGCTGGGCTGTCCTGATCTTCTTCTTTGCAGCCCACGCCCATGGTCTG gccctgctGCACATGCTGCTGCTCTACGGGCTGGTGGTAAGCACAGCCCTGATCTGGCATCCCATCAACAAGCTGGCTGCCGTGCTCCTGTTGCCTTACCTGGCCTGGCTCACCGTGACCGCTTCTATCGCCTACCACCTGTGGAGGGACAGCCTCTGTCCGAACCACCACCAGCCTCTGCCCATGGGAGAGAAGAGGGACTGA
- the UNC5CL gene encoding UNC5C-like protein isoform X2: MCSHESSIQPAQFLLVVGVPVASAFLLLQCLRWHCPRRLLGACWKPDSQEEPVAHPTPLPEDEPSRGCPPATLPEMAAFYQELHTPTQGQTVIRQLMHKLLVFSAREVDHRGGCLMLQDMGISLLIPPGAVAVGRQERVSLILVWDLLDAPSLSRAQGLVSPVVACGPHGASFLKPCTLTFKHCAQEPSHARTYSSNTTLLDAKVWRPLGRPGAHTSRDECRIHLSHFSLYTCVLEAPRGREARKWLQLAVFCSPLAPGQSHLQLRIYFLNNTPCALQWAMANEQPHGGRLRGPCQLFDFTGARGDQCLKLTYISEGWENVDESSCQLVPHLHIWHGKCPFRSFCFRRNAVKALTAQHLPVRSSSPCTPSRMAWRPSTWKSSDSRHQRKNPGRCLPLSLNHPHATGCLQSSLNSCRCCWNQTASQAMTGVGWPPTWGSVA, translated from the exons ATGTGCTCCCATGAGAGTTCCATCCAACCCGCCCAGTTCCTCCTGGTGGTGGGGGTCCCGGTGGCGAGCGCCTTCCTTCTGCTCCAGTGTCTTCGATGGCACTGTCCTCGCCGGCTGCTGGGGGCCTGCTGGAAGCCGGATAGCCAGGAGGAGCCAGTGGcccaccccactcccctgccAGAAGACGAGCCCTCACGAGGGTGCCCGCCGGCCACACTGCCGGAGATGGCCGCCTTCTACCAGGAGCTACACACACCCACTCAAGGCCAGACCGTCATCCGTCAGCTGATGCACAAGCTGTTGGTGTTCTCGGCTCGAGAGGTGGATCACCGTGGCGGCTGCCTGATGCTCCAGGATATGGGCATCTCTCTGCTCATCCCACCAG GTGCTGTGGCTGTGGGCCGCCAGGAGCGGGTATCACTGATCCTGGTGTGGGACCTGTTGGACGCCCCATCACTGTCCCGAGCGCAGGGGCTGGTGAGCCCTGTGGTGGCCTGTGGCCCCCATGGGGCCTCCTTCCTGAAGCCCTGCACCCTCACATTCAAGCACTGTGCCCAGGAGCCCAGCCATGCCCGGACCTACAGCAGCAACACCACACTGCTCGATGCCAAGGTCTGGAGGCCCCTGGGGCGGCCTGGGGCGCACACCTCCCGGGATGAGTGTCGCATCCACCTCTCCCACTTCAG cctcTATACCTGTGTCCTGGAGGCACCCAGGGGCCGGGAGGCCCGCAAGTGGCTGCAGCTGGCGGTGTTCTGCTCGCCGCTGGCGCCGGGGCAGTCCCACTTGCAGCTGCGCATCTACTTTCTCAACAACACACCGTGCGCCCTGCAGTGGGCCATGGCCAATGAGCAGCCCCACGGTGGGCGTCTGCGCGGGCCCTGCCAACTCTTTGACTTCACAGGGGCCCGAGGGGACCAGTGCCTGAAGCTCACGTACATCTCTGAGG gttgggagaacgTGGACGAGAGCAGCTGCCAGCTGGTTCCCCATCTCCACATCTGGCACGGAAAGTGCCCCTTCCGTTCCTTCTGCTTCAGGAGAAACGCAG TGAAAGCGTTAACTGCTCAGCACTTGCCAGTGAGATCATCGTCACCATGCACACCTTCCAGGAT GGCTTGGAGACCAAGTACATGGAAATCCTCAGATTCCAGGCATCAGAGGAAGAATCCTGGGCGGTGCCTCCCCCTGTCTCTCAACCACCCCCATGCAACAG GCTGCCTCCAGAGCTCTTTGAACAGCTGCAGATGTTGTTGGAACCAAACAGCATCACAGGCAATGACTGGCGTCGGCTGGCCTCCCACCTGGGGCTCTGTGGCATGA